From a single Sulfolobus sp. E5-1-F genomic region:
- a CDS encoding AAA domain-containing protein encodes MDPYKLYYTILNEMEIAKEDIIHYNAEVENYYFSLVVFKTKYANLFEPGDQVLVGNIPGTVISSRGGRLLVKFGKDVHFPKKKVSIRDNELLISYLVQLELLERAFNTGGVVDYVRGFKIFNHNALDLFFKDVELPPLSQRVSVKDVELDEHQNKALNSALDLNDNELLLIIGPPGTGKTRVISKIAEALSSRGEKVLVTSHTNRAVDNVIELLGKRIPNDIVRVGMVEKVSKEVRPFLLTPQVRERARDILSKIELEIEKLLDEISRGNTSPLVYEKLSEELEKRNALISKISEEVLKDVKVVGSTLIKSQLAPLTNISFDTVIIDEASQASITLALLGMVKGRKWVVVGDHNQLPPILKSINDDDEVAKYSSFITLIEKYKHRSL; translated from the coding sequence ATGGACCCTTACAAGTTATATTATACAATTTTGAATGAAATGGAGATTGCTAAAGAGGACATAATCCATTATAATGCTGAGGTTGAGAATTATTACTTCTCTCTAGTTGTGTTTAAGACCAAGTACGCAAACCTCTTTGAACCTGGGGATCAAGTACTTGTAGGAAATATCCCCGGAACTGTAATATCTTCACGCGGTGGGAGGTTATTAGTTAAGTTTGGAAAAGACGTTCATTTCCCTAAGAAAAAAGTGTCTATCCGCGATAATGAGTTACTAATTAGTTATCTTGTCCAATTAGAACTACTCGAAAGAGCATTTAACACAGGGGGTGTAGTAGATTATGTTCGAGGTTTTAAGATATTTAACCATAATGCATTAGATTTATTCTTCAAAGATGTTGAATTACCACCTCTTTCACAGAGAGTAAGTGTTAAAGATGTTGAATTAGATGAGCACCAGAATAAGGCGTTAAACTCAGCACTAGATTTGAACGATAATGAGTTACTTCTTATAATTGGCCCACCTGGCACTGGTAAGACTAGGGTGATAAGTAAGATAGCCGAGGCTTTATCTTCACGAGGAGAAAAGGTGTTAGTAACTTCTCACACAAATAGGGCAGTTGATAACGTTATTGAGCTCTTAGGTAAGAGGATTCCAAATGACATTGTGAGGGTTGGGATGGTTGAAAAGGTCTCAAAGGAGGTAAGACCGTTCCTTCTGACCCCTCAAGTTAGGGAACGTGCTAGAGATATTCTCTCTAAGATCGAACTTGAAATTGAGAAATTATTAGATGAAATTTCTAGGGGTAATACTTCTCCTCTCGTTTACGAAAAGTTAAGTGAAGAATTAGAGAAGAGGAATGCGTTAATCAGTAAGATTTCAGAGGAAGTGCTTAAAGACGTTAAGGTTGTGGGTTCAACGCTTATTAAGTCCCAGTTAGCACCACTCACAAATATATCATTTGATACTGTAATAATTGATGAGGCGAGTCAAGCATCAATAACTTTGGCCTTATTGGGAATGGTTAAGGGGAGGAAGTGGGTGGTTGTTGGTGATCATAACCAATTGCCACCAATTTTAAAGTCTATTAATGACGATGATGAGGTTGCAAAGTACAGCTCCTTTATTACACTAATAGAGAAGTATAAGCATAGGAGTCTTTGA
- a CDS encoding NAD-dependent epimerase/dehydratase family protein, with the protein MKVLVTGAGGYIGTVLVPLLLSKGYEVIALDRFFFGKTLQEDKGLKIVDDDIRFVEPDVLRGVDAVIDLAALSNDPSGELDPIKTWSINYLGRFRIANLAKRMGVKRYILPSSCSVYGFREDIADETSSTNPLTTYAKANLKGEKDILPLADKNFTVTVFRIATVYGYAKTRRMRFDLVINAFVRDLVTKNKIFVMKDGTQWRPFVHVWDVANAFTIALEKETINGEVFNLGSDDQNYQIFDLAVRISKALNKELNYEWYGSPDKRSYRVSFKKLKEKFGYVPKYRVEDAAVEISKAILSGELDPNDPRYITVSWYKKLISEGVLV; encoded by the coding sequence ATGAAAGTTTTAGTGACTGGAGCTGGAGGATATATCGGAACTGTTCTTGTCCCATTATTACTCTCAAAAGGCTATGAAGTAATAGCCCTAGATAGGTTCTTTTTCGGAAAGACATTGCAAGAAGATAAGGGACTTAAAATAGTAGATGATGACATCAGATTTGTTGAACCAGACGTTTTAAGAGGAGTTGATGCAGTAATTGACTTAGCCGCACTCTCAAATGATCCATCTGGTGAACTAGATCCAATAAAGACTTGGTCTATAAATTATCTAGGAAGATTTAGGATAGCAAACTTAGCTAAGAGAATGGGAGTTAAACGCTATATTTTACCGTCCTCATGTAGTGTTTATGGTTTCAGAGAAGACATAGCTGATGAAACCTCATCAACTAATCCTTTAACCACTTATGCCAAAGCTAACTTAAAAGGTGAAAAAGATATTTTACCTTTAGCTGATAAGAACTTTACAGTTACAGTATTTAGAATAGCAACAGTATATGGTTATGCAAAGACTCGAAGAATGAGGTTTGATCTTGTAATAAATGCTTTTGTTAGAGATCTAGTTACCAAGAACAAGATATTTGTAATGAAAGACGGTACTCAATGGAGACCTTTCGTCCATGTTTGGGATGTAGCTAACGCTTTTACCATTGCCTTAGAAAAGGAAACAATAAATGGTGAAGTATTTAACTTGGGTAGTGATGACCAAAATTATCAAATATTTGATTTAGCTGTGAGGATTTCTAAGGCCTTAAACAAAGAGTTAAATTATGAATGGTACGGTTCACCAGATAAGAGGTCCTATAGAGTCTCCTTCAAGAAACTTAAGGAGAAGTTTGGTTACGTTCCAAAATATAGGGTTGAAGATGCTGCTGTAGAAATTTCTAAGGCTATTTTATCTGGTGAATTAGATCCAAATGATCCGAGATACATTACTGTAAGTTGGTATAAGAAGTTAATAAGTGAGGGAGTTTTAGTTTAA
- a CDS encoding AAA domain-containing protein yields MRKHYRSNVKIINFVAKHVYNNEIVPDSRCFNLSLHIKSDFPLLDPLKQVVFVHVNGREVKVTENKVSKSLYNEMEIKAIKEIVPWLRGVEVGIISPYRAQRNRLVEELSDYDVEINTVDAFQGREKDVIIFSVTATTNDLKFATNKRRLNVAFTRARYKLIVLGNENSIRNLPNDNLLRNYVEYAYANNSVWAYEGGGFVLKNL; encoded by the coding sequence TTGAGAAAGCATTACAGAAGTAATGTTAAGATAATTAATTTTGTTGCTAAACATGTGTATAATAACGAGATTGTTCCAGATTCGAGGTGTTTTAACCTATCTCTACATATTAAGTCGGACTTCCCTCTACTAGATCCTTTAAAGCAGGTAGTGTTTGTGCACGTTAATGGTAGGGAGGTAAAGGTTACTGAAAATAAGGTGAGCAAGAGTCTTTATAACGAGATGGAAATCAAAGCTATTAAGGAGATTGTCCCTTGGTTAAGAGGTGTAGAGGTTGGGATAATTTCACCTTATAGGGCTCAGAGGAATAGGTTGGTTGAGGAGTTAAGTGACTACGATGTTGAGATTAATACTGTTGATGCGTTTCAAGGGAGGGAGAAGGATGTGATAATTTTCAGTGTGACTGCTACTACTAATGATCTGAAGTTTGCTACTAATAAGCGTAGGTTGAATGTAGCCTTTACTAGGGCTAGGTATAAGCTGATTGTTTTAGGTAATGAGAATAGTATAAGGAATTTACCAAATGATAATTTGTTAAGAAATTATGTGGAATATGCATACGCTAATAACAGTGTTTGGGCTTATGAAGGAGGAGGTTTTGTACTTAAAAATTTATGA
- a CDS encoding SDR family oxidoreductase, whose translation MKTLIIGASGQLGIELSKLFPDAIKTYSSHEIPGGIKLDVTNFSAVEDLILKVKPDVVINTVAFTDVDGCEKYKDKAYNINAEAVKHIVRPSRVVEAYLIHVSTDYVFDGEKGNYNENDIPNPINYYGLTKLMGEAYAMSYDDALIIRTSGVFRHKAFPVYVYKTLKSGKEVLAFKGYYSPISARKLANAIKELVELRKTGILNVAGERISRYDLALKIAEKFGFEKRVREVDQISTWVAKRPYDSSLDISRAKKLLSTDFYTLDLDGMVVD comes from the coding sequence ATGAAAACGCTTATTATTGGAGCTTCTGGACAATTAGGTATCGAGCTATCTAAACTATTTCCAGATGCAATCAAAACTTACTCTTCTCACGAAATACCTGGAGGTATTAAGTTGGACGTAACAAATTTCAGTGCCGTTGAAGATTTAATTCTTAAGGTTAAGCCAGATGTTGTAATAAACACCGTAGCTTTTACAGACGTTGATGGCTGTGAAAAATACAAGGACAAGGCGTACAATATAAATGCAGAGGCTGTAAAACACATTGTAAGGCCTTCAAGGGTAGTTGAAGCTTATTTAATCCACGTTAGCACAGACTACGTATTTGATGGGGAAAAAGGGAACTACAATGAGAACGATATACCAAACCCAATCAACTACTACGGCCTAACAAAACTCATGGGAGAAGCTTACGCCATGTCTTATGATGACGCTCTTATAATTAGGACTTCCGGAGTGTTTAGACATAAAGCTTTTCCAGTCTACGTTTATAAAACACTAAAAAGTGGGAAAGAAGTCTTAGCATTTAAGGGTTATTATTCCCCAATATCAGCTAGAAAGTTGGCAAATGCAATCAAGGAACTAGTTGAGTTAAGGAAAACTGGGATCTTAAACGTAGCTGGGGAGAGAATATCGCGTTATGACCTAGCCTTAAAAATTGCAGAGAAGTTCGGTTTTGAAAAAAGGGTAAGGGAAGTAGACCAAATCTCAACGTGGGTAGCAAAAAGGCCTTATGATTCCTCCCTAGATATATCGAGAGCTAAGAAACTCCTTTCAACAGATTTTTACACATTAGACCTAGACGGGATGGTGGTAGATTAA
- the rfbC gene encoding dTDP-4-dehydrorhamnose 3,5-epimerase — translation MPFEFKRLEIPEVILVEAKQFLDNRGYFEEIYKRSDFEPHIPCNFVQVNHSFSKKGVLRGLHFQLKPIPQGKLVTVTSGRIFDVAVDLRKNSPYYKKWVSVILTPSKLLWIPVGFAHGFLALEESHVVYMVTREFSKEHDAGISYDDPEINVKWPTDSEIIVSDKDRNLPYLKDAKINFEYGDDLC, via the coding sequence ATGCCATTTGAGTTCAAACGTTTAGAAATACCAGAGGTAATATTAGTAGAGGCTAAACAATTTCTAGATAATAGAGGTTATTTTGAAGAAATCTACAAGAGGAGTGACTTTGAACCTCACATACCGTGCAATTTCGTCCAGGTAAATCATTCCTTTTCAAAAAAGGGCGTATTAAGGGGCTTACACTTTCAACTAAAACCAATCCCTCAGGGTAAATTAGTAACTGTGACTTCTGGAAGGATTTTCGACGTAGCTGTTGACTTAAGAAAAAACTCTCCATACTACAAGAAGTGGGTTTCAGTTATTTTAACACCAAGTAAACTATTATGGATCCCAGTAGGCTTTGCTCACGGCTTTCTTGCATTAGAGGAATCCCACGTAGTTTACATGGTAACTAGAGAGTTCTCAAAAGAACACGATGCTGGTATTAGCTATGATGACCCAGAAATAAATGTCAAGTGGCCCACTGATTCTGAAATTATAGTATCAGATAAGGATAGAAACTTACCCTATCTAAAAGATGCCAAAATTAACTTTGAGTATGGAGATGATCTTTGCTAA
- a CDS encoding glucose-1-phosphate thymidylyltransferase: MEAVILHGGQGTRLRPLTHTGPKQLIKVAGKPVSQWVLEQIRDAGIKHVIIVLGDNIPTKVTEYYGDGSRFGVEITYVYQGKARGLADAVYKVKDVVSDKFLVYLGDNIVSYDLRRFMEFNGSASILLAKVENPNRFGVAVVENGKVVKLVEKPKEPISDLALVGVYAFTKDVFDVIEGLKPSWRGELEITDALQGLINRGKDVNYEIVEGWWKDTGTPKDILDANAFLLDKYAEKRVEGEIENSTLDGRVIVEKGAVIKNSVIRGPAYIGKGSKVINSYVGSFTSVGDNCEIIESEIEYSVLLDNVKVKGVALMDSIIGNNSIVEKGKRWQKLIIGENSSVIL, translated from the coding sequence ATGGAGGCAGTAATTTTACACGGCGGTCAAGGTACACGTTTAAGGCCTTTAACACACACTGGACCAAAGCAATTAATAAAAGTTGCAGGGAAACCGGTCTCACAATGGGTATTAGAACAAATAAGAGATGCTGGGATAAAACACGTCATAATCGTGCTAGGTGACAACATACCTACAAAAGTTACAGAATATTACGGAGACGGGAGTAGATTTGGAGTTGAAATAACTTACGTTTATCAAGGTAAGGCTAGGGGATTGGCTGATGCAGTTTATAAGGTTAAAGATGTTGTTTCAGACAAGTTCCTAGTTTATCTAGGAGACAACATTGTATCATACGACTTGAGGAGGTTCATGGAGTTTAATGGATCAGCCTCAATACTTTTAGCTAAAGTTGAGAACCCTAATCGCTTTGGTGTTGCTGTAGTCGAGAATGGAAAGGTGGTTAAGTTAGTGGAAAAACCAAAAGAGCCAATCTCAGACCTAGCTCTCGTAGGTGTGTACGCTTTCACTAAGGATGTCTTTGATGTAATAGAGGGTTTAAAACCTAGTTGGAGGGGTGAGCTAGAAATAACTGATGCACTTCAAGGGCTAATTAACAGAGGCAAAGATGTCAACTATGAAATTGTTGAGGGTTGGTGGAAAGATACGGGTACTCCAAAGGACATACTTGATGCAAATGCATTCTTACTAGACAAATACGCTGAAAAGAGAGTTGAAGGTGAAATAGAGAACTCTACCTTGGACGGAAGGGTAATAGTGGAAAAGGGTGCAGTAATTAAAAACTCTGTAATTAGAGGGCCAGCATATATAGGAAAGGGTAGTAAAGTAATTAATTCATATGTTGGTTCATTTACCTCTGTTGGAGATAATTGTGAGATAATAGAGAGCGAAATTGAATACAGTGTGTTGCTAGACAATGTGAAAGTGAAGGGAGTAGCGTTAATGGATTCGATAATAGGAAATAACTCCATCGTAGAAAAGGGAAAGAGATGGCAAAAATTAATTATTGGTGAAAACTCATCGGTGATATTATGA